The Hymenobacter oligotrophus genome has a window encoding:
- a CDS encoding ATP-grasp domain-containing protein encodes MAQYPKPIGIYYEHPEWFKPLFAELDRRGLPYEKIDAAHHLFDPSESESPYALVINRMSSSAYLRGHGQGIFHTAGFLTHLERLGVRVINGTVASGIETNKARQLDLLAGLGLKFPKSRVVNHVSRIPDAAKELSFPLVVKVNIGGSGAGIVRFDTPEGLQAAVDNGQIDLGIDQTALVQEFVAPRGGHITRVETLNGKFLYAMKVYTTGTSFNLCPAEICQIPDEPAAEGEFCLAQAPKKGIQVEATTPPAEVIEAVERLVAAAKIDVGGIEYLVDDRTGDVLFYDINALSNFVADAVNVVGFDPYALFVDYLEQELKLATEKALA; translated from the coding sequence ATGGCACAATACCCCAAGCCCATAGGAATTTATTACGAGCACCCCGAATGGTTTAAGCCGCTCTTCGCCGAGCTCGACCGCCGCGGGCTACCCTACGAGAAAATCGACGCCGCGCACCACCTATTCGACCCTTCGGAATCGGAAAGCCCGTACGCGTTGGTAATCAACCGCATGAGCTCCTCGGCTTACCTGCGCGGGCACGGCCAAGGCATCTTCCACACGGCAGGCTTCCTCACGCACTTGGAGCGCCTAGGTGTGCGCGTCATCAACGGCACGGTGGCCTCGGGCATCGAAACCAACAAAGCCCGGCAGCTCGATTTGTTGGCTGGTTTGGGGCTGAAGTTTCCGAAGTCGCGGGTGGTGAACCACGTGTCGCGCATTCCGGATGCCGCCAAGGAGTTGAGCTTCCCGTTGGTGGTTAAGGTGAACATCGGCGGCAGCGGCGCCGGCATCGTGCGCTTTGATACGCCCGAAGGCCTGCAAGCCGCCGTTGATAACGGCCAGATTGACCTAGGCATCGACCAAACCGCCTTGGTGCAAGAATTTGTAGCGCCGCGCGGCGGCCATATCACCCGCGTCGAGACGCTGAACGGCAAGTTCCTGTACGCCATGAAGGTGTACACCACCGGCACCAGCTTCAACCTGTGCCCAGCCGAAATCTGCCAGATTCCCGACGAGCCCGCAGCGGAAGGCGAGTTCTGCCTTGCCCAAGCCCCCAAGAAAGGCATTCAGGTAGAAGCTACCACGCCGCCCGCCGAAGTTATTGAGGCCGTGGAGCGCCTGGTAGCCGCGGCCAAAATCGACGTGGGCGGCATCGAGTACCTCGTCGACGACCGCACCGGCGACGTGCTGTTCTACGACATCAACGCGCTGTCAAACTTCGTGGCCGATGCCGTGAACGTGGTTGGCTTTGACCCCTACGCGCTGTTTGTCGACTACCTCGAGCAAGAACTGAAACTGGCCACCGAAAAAGCCCTGGCATAA